The following coding sequences lie in one Candidatus Atribacteria bacterium genomic window:
- a CDS encoding ABC transporter ATP-binding protein: MLKIDNLNVFFGGIHALKGISFNVPIGKIVTLIGANGAGKSTTLRTICGLIKPQEGKIKFNNNEITNIPTNKIVQKGVALIPEGRKIFPNLTVQENLNLGAFARSDTSEIEKDLAWVYELFPRVKERLWQKGGTLSGGEQQMLAISRGLMSRPKLLMMDEPSLGLAPLLVKEIFDIIKKIQEDGITVLLIEQNAFAALKIADYAYVLETGKIVLQGTGEELLKDERVKKAYLGE, encoded by the coding sequence ATGCTTAAGATTGATAATTTGAATGTTTTTTTTGGTGGCATACATGCCTTAAAAGGAATTTCATTTAATGTTCCCATTGGGAAAATTGTCACCTTAATCGGAGCAAATGGTGCAGGTAAAAGCACTACTTTAAGAACCATCTGTGGCTTGATTAAACCGCAGGAAGGCAAAATAAAGTTTAATAATAACGAAATAACCAATATTCCTACGAACAAGATTGTTCAAAAAGGTGTTGCACTCATTCCGGAAGGAAGGAAAATATTCCCTAATTTAACCGTTCAGGAAAATTTAAACTTAGGTGCTTTTGCCCGGAGCGACACCAGTGAAATTGAAAAAGACCTGGCATGGGTTTATGAGTTGTTTCCTCGAGTAAAAGAAAGATTATGGCAAAAAGGTGGTACACTGTCAGGTGGAGAACAACAGATGTTAGCTATTTCCCGGGGACTAATGTCACGGCCAAAACTGTTAATGATGGATGAGCCTTCATTGGGCTTGGCGCCTTTATTAGTGAAGGAAATTTTTGATATTATTAAAAAAATTCAAGAGGATGGCATAACGGTTTTATTAATTGAACAAAATGCTTTTGCTGCCTTGAAAATTGCTGATTATGCTTATGTTTTGGAGACCGGGAAGATTGTTTTGCAAGGAACCGGAGAAGAGCTTTTAAAAGACGAGAGAGTAAAAAAAGCTTATCTCGGAGAATAA
- a CDS encoding polysaccharide deacetylase family protein yields the protein MFLYQENLLAFSIKKYKLPSPFRLFIAAFMVIFLLFYQSNFLITKNTAYAQEDTLITILTYHDFTAGEGDSYKINITNFENQMNYLAAHHYSVISLSELLKGLRNGQLPAKTIVITIDDGFKSTYTLAYPILKKYNFPATLFLYTNFIERNSYSLTWKEIKEMTKNNIEIGSHTLSHCNLLKYQENENYETYLDRIRKEIILSKEILESKIGEKVKFFAYPYGIYSSSVKDVVIQADYEGILNANSMNNTLNADPLSLNRQIIFGQNSFNSFIQILNQRPFCISHIFPYDGTIETNQLVKIGAILEDDNYDVETLSMKLGGAKVKFDFSLENREISFAPDVLKPLIKKSYIVNITALDKNSPYTRKTSWLITVK from the coding sequence TATAAATTACCATCACCGTTCCGATTATTTATAGCTGCCTTTATGGTAATTTTTCTCTTGTTTTATCAGAGTAATTTTTTAATTACAAAAAATACTGCTTATGCTCAGGAAGATACCCTTATCACTATTTTAACTTATCATGATTTCACTGCAGGAGAAGGGGATAGTTATAAAATAAATATCACTAACTTTGAAAATCAGATGAATTATTTAGCTGCTCATCATTATTCGGTAATCTCTCTTTCTGAACTACTTAAAGGACTAAGAAATGGTCAGCTTCCTGCAAAAACAATTGTAATTACCATTGACGATGGTTTTAAATCTACGTACACTTTAGCCTACCCTATCTTGAAAAAATATAACTTTCCAGCTACTCTCTTCCTGTACACCAATTTCATCGAAAGAAATAGCTATAGTCTTACCTGGAAAGAAATTAAAGAGATGACTAAAAATAACATAGAAATTGGTTCACATACCTTAAGCCATTGCAACCTCTTGAAATATCAGGAAAACGAAAATTATGAGACTTATCTGGATCGAATTAGAAAGGAAATTATTTTGTCAAAAGAAATTTTAGAAAGTAAAATAGGAGAAAAAGTAAAATTCTTCGCCTATCCCTATGGCATTTACAGCTCTTCAGTAAAAGATGTAGTTATCCAGGCAGATTATGAAGGAATTCTAAATGCGAATAGTATGAATAATACTCTTAATGCCGATCCCCTTTCTCTAAATCGACAAATAATTTTTGGTCAAAATTCCTTTAATTCTTTTATCCAGATATTAAATCAACGACCTTTTTGTATTTCACATATCTTCCCTTATGACGGTACAATAGAAACTAACCAACTTGTCAAAATAGGGGCAATTTTAGAAGATGATAATTATGATGTAGAAACTTTATCTATGAAATTGGGAGGGGCAAAAGTAAAATTTGATTTTAGCCTAGAAAATCGAGAAATTTCTTTTGCCCCTGATGTTCTAAAACCTTTAATTAAAAAGTCTTATATTGTTAATATTACTGCTCTTGACAAAAATAGCCCTTACACGCGAAAAACTTCCTGGCTAATTACGGTAAAATAA